From the genome of Phaeodactylum tricornutum CCAP 1055/1 chromosome 13, whole genome shotgun sequence, one region includes:
- a CDS encoding predicted protein: MMRASNLGFLVLSSCLLSYFATGFSLRASSPYRERVSTLYVIKPGGWLAGVAAISITLASPISATAAADVGNGSELFKANCAGCHAGGANFLAEKKTLTKEALENFQSLDQQKLQDFVQNKMPHKFLPFKSQFSDSDYSDVTSYVLDQAIGHKW; the protein is encoded by the coding sequence ATGATGCGGGCTAGCAACCTTGGGTTCCTTGTTTTGAGCTCTTGTCTTTTGTCGTATTTTGCCACGGGATTCTCGTTGCGTGCATCGAGCCCATACAGAGAACGAGTTTCTACATTGTATGTCATCAAACCTGGTGGGTGGCTTGCGGGGGTGGCTGCTATATCTATCACTTTAGCATCTCCAATTTCAGCCACGGCTGCTGCCGATGTTGGGAATGGATCCGAACTCTTTAAGGCGAACTGTGCAGGGTGTCACGCAGGAGGTGCGAATTTTCTTGCTGAAAAGAAAACTTTGACGAAAGAAGCCCTGGAAAATTTTCAGTCTTTGGACCAACAAAAGCTTCAAGATTTTGTGCAGAATAAGATGCCTCACAAATTTCTACCTTTCAAGAGTCAGTTCTCCGACTCTGACTATAGCGATGTCACGTCCTACGTACTCGACCAGGCCATTGGACATAAGTGGTAG
- a CDS encoding predicted protein, with amino-acid sequence MTAFSLIVSITAISCLILNTVAVSNHRSLAFAVPEHHDESAGKGKHIAAWTATATLALSLTRIPLAMAEDSTNFQQGARLFESNCALCHMNGAKTLKSAAEQKFDNLNPATLLTYLENEQPHKIMPFHSTFSDKDYQEVTSHVLDQPIDQN; translated from the coding sequence ATGACAGCCTTCAGTCTCATCGTTTCCATAACTGCGATTTCCTGTCTAATTTTGAATACAGTTGCGGTATCCAACCACCGTAGTTTGGCCTTTGCGGTGCCAGAACACCACGACGAAAGCGCCGGTAAAGGAAAACATATTGCTGCTTGGACTGCCACTGCCACTCTCGCCCTCTCGTTGACCAGGATACCGCTTGCGATGGCAGAAGATAGCACCAATTTCCAACAGGGCGCTAGACTTTTTGAATCGAATTGTGCTTTATGTCACATGAACGGTGCGAAAACTCTAAAGAGCGCCGCGGAGCAAAAGTTTGACAATCTCAACCCAGCCACCCTGCTGACATACTTGGAGAACGAGCAACCACACAAAATTATGCCGTTTCACTCTACTTTTTCTGACAAGGACTATCAGGAAGTGACTTCGCATGTACTCGACCAGCCCATCGACCAAAACTAA
- a CDS encoding predicted protein has translation MKRSRKTVTVPVLASCFFLGTFLERAVAFLSLITVRYEHRTISGASPNSLLQPLVSNQCSCRSLRLFSGYGIATNYTWKEEAFEIDVTVTVPADVVAKNIIFQPTGRSIDLRYKSETKKGSNGDRSKTIVLLDGSRKLRGKVNLDGTYWVISDLQDDFAQRQVTVTIEKIVRTPKDDFEVVDYDWKGIYVDDTEEVLERKYDEPEKLNVREYAAKLGVDIDNIDMSMVDKTMFSSGMNLTQKNMDELTKAGYLSDEEVTQQADGTEYVTNEIGELERLSKPYEDEIGGSGEERMPSTKIPFLDTTSPWHNTIPVHVDKETNKTFVQQTRNFTRAAFAEDSARVSLDEPTQEVRVSKDANDPIDILTVKRLKDILKSQGLKTSGNKQELKDRLRKQVNSLMQGKQSPPK, from the coding sequence ATGAAAAGATCGAGAAAGACTGTAACGGTCCCTGTTCTGGCATCTTGCTTCTTTTTAGGAACATTTTTGGAAAGGGCGGTGGCCTTTCTATCCTTAATCACAGTCAGGTATGAACATCGGACCATCAGTGGGGCTAGCCCCAACTCCCTTTTGCAACCATTAGTATCAAATCAATGCTCTTGCCGTTCGTTACGCCTTTTCTCCGGCTATGGAATTGCAACAAATTACACctggaaagaagaagcatTTGAAATCGACGTCACCGTCACTGTCCCTGCTGACGTTGTTGCCAAAAACATTATTTTTCAACCAACGGGAAGGTCAATTGATTTACGATACAAATCCGAGACCAAGAAAGGCAGCAATGGAGATCGATCCAAAACGATTGTTCTACTCGATGGCTCTCGCAAACTACGCGGAAAGGTTAACCTGGACGGCACCTACTGGGTGATCTCGGACTTGCAGGACGACTTCGCCCAACGGCAAGTCACGGTAACGATTGAAAAAATCGTCCGTACGCCGAAGGATGACTTTGAAGTTGTTGACTATGACTGGAAGGGTATCTACGTAGATGATACGGAAGAAGTGTTAGAGCGAAAATACGATGAGCCAGAGAAGCTCAATGTTCGTGAATATGCAGCAAAATTGGGGGTCGATATTGACAATATCGACATGAGTATGGTGGATAAGACCATGTTTTCATCGGGAATGAATCTTACGCAAAAAAATATGGATGAACTGACCAAAGCGGGATATTTGTCAGACGAAGAGGTCACTCAGCAAGCAGACGGAACAGAATATGTCACAAACGAGATAGGCGAGCTAGAACGACTCTCAAAGCCCTACGAGGATGAGATTGGCGGCAGTGGCGAAGAGAGGATGCCGTCAACTAAAATACCTTTTTTGGACACCACTTCGCCTTGGCATAACACAATTCCAGTGCACGTTGACAAAGAAACGAACAAAACATTCGTGCAACAGACGCGGAATTTTACTCGGGCTGCTTTTGCCGAGGATAGTGCCCGGGTGTCACTGGATGAGCCTACACAAGAAGTACGGGTATCCAAGGATGCAAACGATCCAATCGAcatacttacagttaaacgCCTCAAGGATATTCTTAAATCGCAAGGGTTGAAAACCAGTGGCAACAAACAGGAACTCAAGGATCGCTTACGGAAACAGGTCAACTCTTTAATGCAAGGGAAGCAAAGCCCTCCAAAATAA
- a CDS encoding predicted protein — MKQDAMSLPRFAPPFRRCVTLSHWWESSGHDRMLHTTSTGARKLFFGVFYLILLLSYSFSARAFASTPNGRRRLKISAKNAISSEGTNEIQTVSACLPRSPLTNRSRDDLSYEFWGEKLSLAHFNMDLQNLALDDPAKAQDALEIMQELHWKDPENPFTVEPDATCYATVIEAHIGVGNVESACSILDYMERISDEAIEGGRCSPLVPTERIYMLVAQGWANCARDDITGHPAFEAEALMRRMQKRKMEPSVKVWSIVVEAWCRRTGTVRAAMQRAESLLEEMEASVDKKVGEREAKRSAVRPNVLTYTSFIGGLARSKDRDLATRAEATLERMERFGVQVDMVAYTSVLNCWSKSVSKRERLQSASRALQILDKMEGMYARGVYHVKPSLITYATAIRAVANSLDPRAPKLAEAILRRMYKLYESGAIENLKPVTTTYNAVLNALSRANGVSRVKFARRTEVLMKEMFKRAEEGERDVMPDVRTWAAVLRAWSTCGQHDAAENAERVLQRLETLHRNGSTTVRPNYVCYTTVMGAWGHSRRQDSLDKMESLLKLMEEGYEKTQEADIRPNTVSYVTAIDAFVRRNDNNAATRAQETVDRMMRLYALGLGHVRPTRIIFNTLIHAWSKSKDREAAKKAEQIFQWMEAQYDAGDYLVRPDEVSLCAVLNAWANNAENGGADRAIQIFNHMEAVSLEKRGFHVSIMMPNIVIKAIARSKDKDSFRKAEAILLKLEGDYERGLTIVQPDVTTYSSVINCCAYYRYAEGRADAFETAMRTFRKVSVLHNASPNNITFGTLFKAITNLLPESEKREQLVEELFDQCCTNGVMDGFVLSQLRNASPRLYRTLVCKTCDQGNSRSGDNIDSILRRLQPEWSQNIVD; from the coding sequence ATGAAGCAAGACGCTATGAGCCTGCCGCGCTTCGCTCCCCCTTTTCGGAGATGTGTGACCTTGTCTCATTGGTGGGAGTCTTCCGGCCACGACAGAATGTTACACACCACCAGTACAGGAGCGAGGAAACTTTTTTTTGGCGTCTTTTACTTGATTCTCTTGCTCAGCTACTCATTTTCTGCGCGTGCGTTTGCTTCGACGCCGAATGGGCGGCGTCGTTTGAAAATATCAGCAAAAAACGCTATTTCAAGCGAGGGCACGAACGAAATTCAGACTGTTTCAGCTTGTTTACCGAGAAGTCCATTAACAAATCGAAGTCGAGATGATTTGTCGTACGAATTTTGGGGTGAAAAGTTATCGTTGGCGCACTTTAATATGGATTTACAAAATCTGGCGTTGGACGACCCGGCCAAGGCGCAGGATGCCTTAGAGATCATGCAGGAGCTTCACTGGAAAGACCCCGAGAATCCGTTTACGGTTGAACCAGATGCAACGTGCTACGCCACAGTAATAGAAGCTCATATTGGAGTAGGGAACGTCGAATCTGCATGTTCGATACTCGACTACATGGAACGAATATCGGACGAGGCTATCGAAGGTGGCCGCTGTTCACCACTGGTGCCGACGGAACGAATTTACATGCTGGTTGCACAAGGCTGGGCAAATTGTGCCCGAGACGACATAACCGGTCATCCAGCATTTGAAGCTGAGGCATTAATGAGACGAATGCAAAAACGCAAGATGGAACCGAGCGTCAAGGTCTGGAGCATCGTGGTGGAGGCTTGGTGCAGACGAACTGGTACCGTTCGTGCAGCGATGCAGCGAGCCGAGTCCTTActcgaagaaatggaagctTCAGTTGATAAAAAGGTAGGAGAAAGGGAAGCAAAAAGGAGCGCAGTGCGTCCTAATGTATTAACATACACTAGTTTTATCGGAGGATTGGCGAGGAGCAAAGATCGCGATTTGGCGACACGAGCAGAAGCTACTCTCGAGCGAATGGAGCGATTTGGAGTACAGGTCGATATGGTAGCATATACATCTGTACTCAATTGCTGGTCAAAATCTGTCAGTAAGCGTGAAAGATTGCAGTCGGCGTCACGTGCATTGCAAATTTTGGACAAAATGGAAGGGATGTACGCCAGGGGAGTGTACCACGTCAAACCAAGCCTTATTACTTACGCAACAGCGATTCGTGCTGTCGCAAACAGTCTTGATCCAAGAGCTCCCAAATTGGCCGAAGCTATTTTACGAAGAATGTACAAACTTTACGAGTCTGGAGCTATCGAGAACCTGAAACCGGTCACAACCACATACAACGCGGTTCTTAACGCCTTGAGCCGTGCGAACGGAGTCTCTCGTGTTAAATTCGCAAGAAGAACAGAAGTTTTGATGAAGGAAATGTTCAAGCGAGCAGAAGAAGGCGAACGTGATGTTATGCCTGATGTACGAACGTGGGCAGCTGTGCTGAGGGCATGGTCGACTTGCGGCCAACACGACGCTGCTGAAAACGCCGAAAGGGTTCTACAAAGGCTCGAGACCCTACACCGGAACGGAAGTACGACGGTTCGGCCAAATTACGTCTGCTATACAACTGTAATGGGAGCATGGGGACATTCAAGAAGACAGGATTCTCTTGACAAGATGGAGTCTCTTTTGAAGCTGATGGAGGAAGGCTATGAGAAAACACAAGAAGCTGATATCCGCCCAAATACTGTTTCCTATGTAACAGCAATTGATGCATTCGTAAGAAGAAATGACAACAATGCAGCCACCCGCGCGCAGGAAACAGTCGACCGTATGATGCGTCTGTATGCCTTAGGTCTCGGCCATGTTCGACCGACGCGAATAATTTTCAATACTCTGATACATGCCTGGTCAAAGTCGAAAGATCGAGAAGCGGCCAAGAAGGCCGAACAAATTTTCCAATGGATGGAAGCTCAGTACGATGCAGGAGACTATCTCGTGCGACCTGATGAAGTGAGCCTTTGTGCGGTTTTAAATGCATGGGCAAATAATGCAGAGAACGGAGGCGCAGACCGGGCTATTCAGATTTTCAATCATATGGAGGCTGTTTCTTTAGAAAAAAGAGGATTTCACGTATCGATCATGATGCCTAATATTGTGATCAAAGCTATAGCACGAAGTAAAGACAAGGACAGTTTCCGTAAGGCGGAAGCAATTCTTTTGAAACTTGAGGGCGACTACGAGAGAGGATTGACAATCGTTCAACCTGATGTGACAACTTACTCTTCTGTAATTAACTGCTGCGCGTATTATCGATACGCTGAAGGAAGAGCAGATGCGTTTGAAACTGCAATGAGAACATTTAGAAAGGTTTCTGTCCTCCACAATGCAAGTCCAAATAACATCACTTTTGGAACTTTGTTCAAGGCAATCACAAATCTACTGCCCGAGAGCGAAAAGCGAGAACAACTTGTGGAAGAGTTGTTTGATCAATGCTGCACAAATGGTGTAATGGATGGTTTCGTACTTTCTCAACTTCGGAACGCAAGCCCAAGACTTTACCGAACGCTTGTATGCAAAACATGTGATCAGGGAAACTCACGAAGTGGGGATAACATTGACAGTATATTGAGACGGCTACAGCCGGAATGGAGTCAGAATATTGTCGACTAG
- a CDS encoding predicted protein codes for MATSITKAAVFRAIAQTRRSCKRFQPERKIPPESLKDILHSTIRAPSSFNLQPTQIIVVQNEDRKNKLAETAMIGPGNQFRTRQCSALAVFLADLEASKRISRIQELEKDWGQRDPTYSATMPLTTSFLIGEGHAATLLKSLAIRTMSELQPMPTAEPVETWAYKNTSLAVQSFTLAAASHDLATSIMEGFDARRAKEVLHIPDRYGIPMMVAVGYEYEDPTTSQSLTPRLDMQEVVFGDSFGSPLDLTSANHPISNATSA; via the exons ATGGCGACGAGCATTACAAAGGCCGCCGTTTTCCGAGCGATTGCACAAACACGCCGATCATGCAAACGCTTTCAACCGGAGAGAAAAATTCCGCCAGAAAGCTTGAAGGACATTTTGCACTCCACTATT AGAGCGCCTTCGAGTTTCAACCTTCAACCAACTCAAATTATTGTTGTACAGAACGAGGACAGGAAAAATAAGCTTGCAGAAACAGCTATGATAGGACCAGGAAATCAGTTTCGAACTCGACAATGCTCAGCATTAGCTGTATTCTTGGCTGATTTGGAAGCAAGCAAACGCATTTCACGAATCCAGGAGCTTGAAAAGGACTGGGGCCAAAGAGATCCTACATATTCGGCGACGATGCCTTTGACGACTTCATTCCTGATTGGCGAGGGCCACGCCGCAACATTGTTGAAATCACTGGCAATACGCACTATGTCTGAGCTTCAGCCCATGCCAACTGCTGAGCCGGTAGAAACCTGGGCGTATAAAAATACCTCGCTGGCGGTGCAATCTTTCACGCTAGCGGCCGCGAGCCACGATCTAGCGACTTCGATCATGGAGGGGTTTGATGCCCGAAGAGCCAAAGAAGTTTTACATATTCCTGATCGATATGGAATTCCCATGATGGTGGCAGTAGGATACGAATACGAGGATCCTACCACGTCTCAGAGCTTGACGCCTCGTTTGGATATGCAAGAGGTCGTTTTTGGGGATTCTTTTGGTTCGCCTTTGGACCTCACATCTGCCAATCATCCCATTTCTAACGCAACGAGCGCTTAG